A stretch of the Flavobacterium aquiphilum genome encodes the following:
- a CDS encoding glycoside hydrolase family 2 protein, whose product MKIKHIITAVLCLLFLSSWDSREKTVMDISGEWTVQLDSTDIGLKNGWQNMSFKQLMKLPGTTDDAGLGVPNKLKPSLEKLQMSHLTRKNSYLGAAWYTREILVPKDWKGKEFILKLERVIWKTNVWIDGNELPSEQNSLIAPHYFDLTKYLTAGKTHRITIRVDNRKQFDISVDNMAHAYTNETQIMWNGIIGKIEIEAFDAVRIANLQIKPEISTGTAKVKVTLNNSAKNTKGILSITAVNKKTTIPTETLQREIQIKAGQSVVEVDYNMGKDIKLWSEFSPELYELKTELKAGKNQSDSSVDFGMRSFSKKGSVLTINEQPVFLRGTLECNIFPLTGHPPMDKEGWRKVFGTAKEWGLNHLRFHSWCPPQAAFEVADEMGFYLQVELPVWSLKIGQDQKATDFLYAEAQRMIDEYGNHPSFCMWSMGNELQGDMTVLTKLMNSLSAKDDRHLYTTTSFTFEKGHGDWPEPADDFFITQWTKKGWVRGQGVFNSESPTFNKDYVASVEGMTVPLVTHEIGQYAVYPKIDEISKYTGVLEPINFKSVKEDLERKGLISKAADYTKASGKLAVILYKEEIERALKTAGISGFQLLDLHDFPGQGTALVGLLDAFWDSKGLITAEEFRQFSAPVVPLLRFLKATYTNNESFTASLDISNYSDAVLKDQEIEWCISDGNTVVASGSTKAVISIGYNHKILDINESLQKITKAAKLTVTVNLKGTNYKNQWNIWVYPQQQPVDYGKVVYTRSLDEACKLLKAGKKVLLNPDWKKIKGIEGKFVPVFWSPVHFPKQAGSMGVLCDPSHKALADFPTDMNTDWQWWDLNVNSTTLITDRIEGGNPIVEMVDNFANNRKLASLFEGSIGTGKLIIASFDLATDLDKRPVAKQMLISILNYMNGTFFNPQEIKNPEILKTVLTEQKEKGKEDAKSIY is encoded by the coding sequence ATGAAAATCAAACATATCATAACAGCTGTTCTTTGTCTGCTGTTTCTCTCTTCATGGGATTCGAGAGAGAAAACAGTTATGGACATTTCCGGTGAATGGACCGTACAGCTAGACAGCACCGATATTGGACTGAAAAACGGCTGGCAGAATATGAGTTTTAAGCAATTAATGAAATTGCCGGGGACTACTGATGATGCGGGTCTTGGAGTTCCTAATAAACTAAAACCAAGTTTAGAGAAACTTCAAATGAGTCATCTAACGCGGAAAAACAGTTATCTGGGAGCGGCTTGGTACACGCGCGAAATCTTGGTGCCGAAAGATTGGAAAGGGAAAGAATTTATTCTAAAATTGGAGCGCGTTATCTGGAAAACCAATGTTTGGATTGATGGGAATGAACTTCCATCGGAACAAAACAGTCTGATAGCACCGCATTATTTTGACCTCACAAAATATCTTACCGCCGGAAAAACGCATCGTATAACGATTCGTGTGGACAACCGAAAACAGTTTGATATCAGTGTTGATAATATGGCTCATGCTTATACCAATGAAACACAGATTATGTGGAACGGAATTATCGGTAAGATAGAAATTGAAGCTTTTGATGCCGTTCGGATTGCAAATCTTCAGATAAAACCTGAAATCAGTACCGGAACTGCAAAAGTGAAAGTGACGCTTAATAACAGTGCTAAAAACACAAAAGGAATTCTAAGCATTACTGCAGTAAATAAAAAAACTACCATTCCAACAGAAACGCTTCAAAGGGAAATTCAGATTAAAGCAGGGCAATCTGTCGTTGAGGTGGATTATAATATGGGGAAAGACATAAAGCTCTGGAGTGAATTTTCTCCTGAGTTATATGAATTGAAAACTGAATTAAAAGCAGGAAAAAATCAATCGGATTCTTCAGTTGATTTTGGAATGCGAAGTTTTTCCAAAAAAGGTTCTGTACTGACGATTAATGAACAGCCGGTATTTTTGAGAGGAACTTTAGAATGCAATATTTTTCCGCTTACAGGGCATCCGCCAATGGATAAAGAAGGCTGGAGAAAAGTTTTTGGAACTGCAAAAGAATGGGGATTGAATCACCTGCGTTTTCACTCTTGGTGTCCGCCACAGGCAGCATTTGAGGTTGCTGACGAAATGGGTTTTTACTTGCAGGTTGAACTACCAGTTTGGAGCCTTAAAATCGGTCAGGATCAAAAAGCCACCGATTTTCTATACGCCGAAGCACAGCGTATGATTGATGAATATGGTAATCATCCTTCATTTTGTATGTGGTCGATGGGGAATGAATTGCAGGGCGACATGACTGTTTTGACCAAATTGATGAATAGTTTAAGCGCTAAAGATGACAGACATTTGTACACGACAACTTCATTTACTTTTGAAAAAGGACATGGTGACTGGCCGGAACCCGCCGATGATTTTTTTATTACACAATGGACTAAAAAAGGTTGGGTTCGCGGGCAAGGTGTTTTTAACAGTGAATCCCCAACTTTCAATAAAGATTACGTTGCTTCTGTAGAAGGAATGACAGTTCCTTTGGTGACGCACGAAATCGGTCAGTATGCGGTTTATCCTAAAATTGATGAAATTTCTAAATACACAGGAGTTTTGGAACCTATCAATTTTAAATCGGTTAAGGAAGATTTGGAACGTAAAGGTTTAATAAGCAAAGCTGCTGATTATACAAAAGCTTCAGGGAAATTAGCAGTGATTTTGTACAAAGAAGAAATCGAGAGAGCGTTAAAAACAGCAGGAATCAGCGGTTTTCAGTTATTGGATCTGCATGATTTTCCGGGGCAGGGGACTGCATTGGTTGGACTTTTGGATGCTTTTTGGGATAGCAAAGGATTGATTACGGCTGAGGAATTCAGGCAGTTTTCAGCTCCTGTTGTTCCGCTTTTGCGTTTTCTTAAAGCTACCTATACAAACAACGAATCTTTTACGGCTTCTTTGGATATCAGTAATTATTCGGATGCAGTTTTAAAAGATCAGGAAATTGAATGGTGTATTAGTGACGGAAATACTGTAGTAGCTTCAGGTAGTACAAAAGCAGTTATTTCTATTGGTTACAATCATAAAATATTGGATATAAATGAGAGTCTCCAGAAAATAACGAAAGCGGCAAAATTAACAGTTACTGTAAATCTGAAAGGAACAAATTATAAAAACCAATGGAATATCTGGGTGTATCCGCAGCAACAGCCTGTAGATTATGGAAAAGTGGTGTATACAAGAAGTCTTGATGAAGCCTGCAAACTTCTGAAAGCGGGTAAAAAAGTATTGCTAAATCCTGATTGGAAAAAAATTAAGGGAATAGAAGGAAAATTTGTTCCTGTATTTTGGAGTCCTGTTCATTTTCCGAAACAGGCAGGAAGTATGGGGGTGCTTTGCGATCCTTCGCACAAAGCTTTGGCCGATTTCCCTACAGACATGAATACCGACTGGCAATGGTGGGATTTGAATGTAAATTCGACAACGCTTATTACCGATCGAATAGAAGGTGGAAATCCTATTGTAGAAATGGTCGATAATTTTGCGAATAACCGTAAGTTGGCATCACTTTTTGAAGGAAGTATAGGAACTGGAAAATTGATAATCGCATCTTTTGATTTAGCAACAGATTTAGACAAACGACCTGTGGCAAAACAAATGCTGATTTCGATATTAAATTATATGAATGGCACATTTTTTAATCCCCAAGAGATTAAAAATCCTGAGATTTTGAAAACAGTTTTAACAGAGCAAAAGGAGAAAGGGAAGGAGGACGCGAAGAGTATTTATTAA